One window from the genome of Accipiter gentilis chromosome 35, bAccGen1.1, whole genome shotgun sequence encodes:
- the LRCH4 gene encoding leucine-rich repeat and calponin homology domain-containing protein 4 isoform X3 — MAAGEAGTMTAELLLPPPPLPLSPPPGGTGTERALEEAAASGTLSLAGRRLRAFPVAAARRWDLSDTTQADLSRNRFGEVPEAACHLVSLEGLSLYHNCLRSVSPAIANLQALAHLDLSRNQLTSLPACLCLLPLRVLNASNNRLAQLPENIGALGALRQLDVSCNELRALPASVGQLKSLRDLNLRRNQLTVLPTELSELPLVRLDFSCNRVVTIPRCYRRLRHLQIILADNNPLQSPPAQVCLKGKVHIFKYLHLEAEAATATRPPPTCLTDELCPLRQRGGLDSGFNSVDSGSKRWSGNESTDEFSELPRQPREKRSGAAAGDSDPEQVDFIEGSLTGEEEEEETLLEEQQGSSPRGDTPEKASCGRVVPVPWRGEGPGEGRRRPESLQVWQERERRQQARRIQGLEQRDSFLRAAAKATPAPAAHTNSQSEPGTFLQRQPRTTPGPDEAPGPPLAPPGSSPRTTPKPTSFLFRSSSSSSFRGAATKPAPPSHDAPPDPDERELIAEMRQSIESLLQLRLPEELGEALSDGELLCRLANRLRPRLVPFIHVPSPAAPKLSTANSRRNVESFLEACRRLGVPEALPPRPPSPRPGGGTAGLSARLGLAGEEGEEEGAGSGVTAIDNKIEQAMDLVKSHLLLAVREEVELLREQIKELSERRAALERENGLLRALATPQQLARLRPPRPHGPPA; from the exons ATGGCGGCGGGCGAGGCGGGAACCATGACGGCAGAACTGTTGCTGCCGCCACCGCCGTTACCGCTATCGCCGCCTCCCGGAGGAACCGGTACGGAACGGGCTCTAGAAGAAGCAGCGGCCTCCGGTACCCTCAGCCTAGCCGGCCGCCGCCTGCGCGCCTTCCCGGTGGCTGCGGCGCGGCGGTGGGACCTCAGCGACACCACGCAGGCCG ACCTCTCCCGCAACCGTTTTGGGGAGGTGCCAGAGGCCGCCTGCCACCTCGTCTCCCTGGAGGGGCTCAGCCTCTACCACAACTGCCTGCGCAGCGTCTCCCCCGCCATCGCCAACCTCCAGGCCCTCGCCCACCTTGACCTCAG ccgcaATCAGCTGACCTCGCTGCCCGCCTGCCTCTGTCTCCTGCCCCTCCGCGTCCTCAACGCCAGCAACAACCGTCTGGCGCAGCTCCCTGAAAACATCGGGGCGCTCGGTGCCCTCCGGCAGCTG GATGTCAGCTGTAACGAGCTGCGGGCACTGCCGGCCAGCGTGGGGCAGCTGAAGTCGCTGCGGGATCTCAACCTCCGCCGTAACCAGCTCACTGTGCTGCCCACAG agCTGTCGGAGCTGCCCCTCGTCCGTCTCGACTTCTCCTGCAACCGGGTGGTCACCATTCCCCGCTGCTACCGGCGTCTCCGGCACCTCCAAATCATCCTGGCCGACAACAATCCCCTCCAGTCACCCCCTGCCCAG GTCTGCCTGAAGGGCAAAGTCCACATCTTCAAGTACCTCCACCTCGAAGCCGAGGCTGCCACCGCCACGCGCCCTCCCCCAACATG cctcacgGATGAGCTCTGCCCCCTCCGGCAGCGCGGGGGGTTGGACTCTGGCTTCAACAGCGTTGACAGCGGCAGCAAGCGGTGGTCTGGCAATGAG TCCACGGATGAGTTTTCAGAGCTGCCCCGGCAGCCCAGGGAGAAGCGCAGCGGTGCAG cggccgGTGACAGTGACCCTGAGCAGGTCGACTTCATCGAGGGCAGCCtcactggggaggaggaggaggaggaaacccTGCTGGAG GAACAGCAGGGCTCGTCCCCACGAGGCGACACCCCAGAGAAGGCGTCCTGTGGCAG ggtGGTCCCTGTGCCCTGGCGGGgggaggggccgggggaggggcggcggcgcccCGAGAGCCTGCAGGTctggcaggagagggagaggaggcagcaggcGAGGAGGAtccaggggctggagcagagggacag CTTCCTGCGAGCGGCTGCCAAAGccacccccgccccggctgcTCACACCAA cagccagtCGGAGCCCGGCACCTTCCTGCAGCGACAGCCAAGGACGACACCA GGCCCAGATGAAGCTCCCGGCCCCCCCTTGGCCCCCCCTGGCTCCTCACCCCGcaccacccccaaacccaccagctTCCTCTTccgctcttcctcctcttcctccttccgtGGTGCTGCCACCAAACCTG CCCCCCCATCCCACGATGCCCCCCCGGACCCTGACGAGAGGGAGCTGATCGCCGAGATGCGGCAG AGCATTGAGTCGCTGCTGCAGCTGCGGCTGCCGGAGGAGCTGGGGGAGGCCCTGAGTGATGGGGAGCTGCTCTGCCGGCTGGCCAACCGCCTGCGCCCCCGCCTTGTTCCCTTCATCCACGTCCCCTCACCTGCTGCC CCCAAGCTGAGCACCGCCAACAGCCGCAGGAATGTGGAGAGCTTCCTCGAGGCTTGCCGGCGCCTGGGGGTCCCCGAG GCGCTGCCCCCGCGACCCCCTTCGccccgccccgggggcggcaCCGCCGGGCTGAGCGCTCGCCTGGGATTGGCTGGAgaggagggcgaggaggaggg cgCGGGCAGCGGGGTGACGGCCATCGACAACAAGATCGAACAGGCCATG GACCTGGTGAAGAGTCACCTGCTGCTGGCGGTGCGGGAGGAGGTGGAGCTGCTGCGGGAGCAGATCAAGGAGCTGAGCGAGCGGCGGGCGGCCCTGGAGCGGGAGAATGGGCTCCTGCGGGCGCTGGCCACCCCCCAGCAACTCGCCCGCCTGAGACCCCCCCGCCCGCACGGCCCCCCTGCCTGA
- the LRCH4 gene encoding leucine-rich repeat and calponin homology domain-containing protein 4 isoform X5, translated as MAAGEAGTMTAELLLPPPPLPLSPPPGGTGTERALEEAAASGTLSLAGRRLRAFPVAAARRWDLSDTTQADLSRNRFGEVPEAACHLVSLEGLSLYHNCLRSVSPAIANLQALAHLDLSRNQLTSLPACLCLLPLRVLNASNNRLAQLPENIGALGALRQLDVSCNELRALPASVGQLKSLRDLNLRRNQLTVLPTELSELPLVRLDFSCNRVVTIPRCYRRLRHLQIILADNNPLQSPPAQVCLKGKVHIFKYLHLEAEAATATRPPPTCLTDELCPLRQRGGLDSGFNSVDSGSKRWSGNESTDEFSELPRQPREKRSGAAAGDSDPEQVDFIEGSLTGEEEEEETLLEEQQGSSPRGDTPEKASCGRVVPVPWRGEGPGEGRRRPESLQVWQERERRQQARRIQGLEQRDSFLRAAAKATPAPAAHTNSQSEPGTFLQRQPRTTPGPDEAPGPPLAPPGSSPRTTPKPTSFLFRSSSSSSFRGAATKPAPPSHDAPPDPDERELIAEMRQSIESLLQLRLPEELGEALSDGELLCRLANRLRPRLVPFIHVPSPAAPKLSTANSRRNVESFLEACRRLGVPEVKPPPPRHPPPGLLAGFALFYGLVMALLYTAYRALFGY; from the exons ATGGCGGCGGGCGAGGCGGGAACCATGACGGCAGAACTGTTGCTGCCGCCACCGCCGTTACCGCTATCGCCGCCTCCCGGAGGAACCGGTACGGAACGGGCTCTAGAAGAAGCAGCGGCCTCCGGTACCCTCAGCCTAGCCGGCCGCCGCCTGCGCGCCTTCCCGGTGGCTGCGGCGCGGCGGTGGGACCTCAGCGACACCACGCAGGCCG ACCTCTCCCGCAACCGTTTTGGGGAGGTGCCAGAGGCCGCCTGCCACCTCGTCTCCCTGGAGGGGCTCAGCCTCTACCACAACTGCCTGCGCAGCGTCTCCCCCGCCATCGCCAACCTCCAGGCCCTCGCCCACCTTGACCTCAG ccgcaATCAGCTGACCTCGCTGCCCGCCTGCCTCTGTCTCCTGCCCCTCCGCGTCCTCAACGCCAGCAACAACCGTCTGGCGCAGCTCCCTGAAAACATCGGGGCGCTCGGTGCCCTCCGGCAGCTG GATGTCAGCTGTAACGAGCTGCGGGCACTGCCGGCCAGCGTGGGGCAGCTGAAGTCGCTGCGGGATCTCAACCTCCGCCGTAACCAGCTCACTGTGCTGCCCACAG agCTGTCGGAGCTGCCCCTCGTCCGTCTCGACTTCTCCTGCAACCGGGTGGTCACCATTCCCCGCTGCTACCGGCGTCTCCGGCACCTCCAAATCATCCTGGCCGACAACAATCCCCTCCAGTCACCCCCTGCCCAG GTCTGCCTGAAGGGCAAAGTCCACATCTTCAAGTACCTCCACCTCGAAGCCGAGGCTGCCACCGCCACGCGCCCTCCCCCAACATG cctcacgGATGAGCTCTGCCCCCTCCGGCAGCGCGGGGGGTTGGACTCTGGCTTCAACAGCGTTGACAGCGGCAGCAAGCGGTGGTCTGGCAATGAG TCCACGGATGAGTTTTCAGAGCTGCCCCGGCAGCCCAGGGAGAAGCGCAGCGGTGCAG cggccgGTGACAGTGACCCTGAGCAGGTCGACTTCATCGAGGGCAGCCtcactggggaggaggaggaggaggaaacccTGCTGGAG GAACAGCAGGGCTCGTCCCCACGAGGCGACACCCCAGAGAAGGCGTCCTGTGGCAG ggtGGTCCCTGTGCCCTGGCGGGgggaggggccgggggaggggcggcggcgcccCGAGAGCCTGCAGGTctggcaggagagggagaggaggcagcaggcGAGGAGGAtccaggggctggagcagagggacag CTTCCTGCGAGCGGCTGCCAAAGccacccccgccccggctgcTCACACCAA cagccagtCGGAGCCCGGCACCTTCCTGCAGCGACAGCCAAGGACGACACCA GGCCCAGATGAAGCTCCCGGCCCCCCCTTGGCCCCCCCTGGCTCCTCACCCCGcaccacccccaaacccaccagctTCCTCTTccgctcttcctcctcttcctccttccgtGGTGCTGCCACCAAACCTG CCCCCCCATCCCACGATGCCCCCCCGGACCCTGACGAGAGGGAGCTGATCGCCGAGATGCGGCAG AGCATTGAGTCGCTGCTGCAGCTGCGGCTGCCGGAGGAGCTGGGGGAGGCCCTGAGTGATGGGGAGCTGCTCTGCCGGCTGGCCAACCGCCTGCGCCCCCGCCTTGTTCCCTTCATCCACGTCCCCTCACCTGCTGCC CCCAAGCTGAGCACCGCCAACAGCCGCAGGAATGTGGAGAGCTTCCTCGAGGCTTGCCGGCGCCTGGGGGTCCCCGAG GTgaagccgccccctccccggcatCCCCCCCCTGGGCTCCTCGCTGGCTTTGCCCTCTTCTACGGCCTCGTCATGGCGTTGCTTTACACGGCTTATCGCGCTCTCTTCGGCTACTGA
- the LRCH4 gene encoding leucine-rich repeat and calponin homology domain-containing protein 4 isoform X1: MAAGEAGTMTAELLLPPPPLPLSPPPGGTGTERALEEAAASGTLSLAGRRLRAFPVAAARRWDLSDTTQADLSRNRFGEVPEAACHLVSLEGLSLYHNCLRSVSPAIANLQALAHLDLSRNQLTSLPACLCLLPLRVLNASNNRLAQLPENIGALGALRQLDVSCNELRALPASVGQLKSLRDLNLRRNQLTVLPTELSELPLVRLDFSCNRVVTIPRCYRRLRHLQIILADNNPLQSPPAQVCLKGKVHIFKYLHLEAEAATATRPPPTCLTDELCPLRQRGGLDSGFNSVDSGSKRWSGNESTDEFSELPRQPREKRSGAAAGDSDPEQVDFIEGSLTGEEEEEETLLEEQQGSSPRGDTPEKASCGRVVPVPWRGEGPGEGRRRPESLQVWQERERRQQARRIQGLEQRDSFLRAAAKATPAPAAHTNSQSEPGTFLQRQPRTTPGPDEAPGPPLAPPGSSPRTTPKPTSFLFRSSSSSSFRGAATKPAPPSHDAPPDPDERELIAEMRQSIESLLQLRLPEELGEALSDGELLCRLANRLRPRLVPFIHVPSPAAPKLSTANSRRNVESFLEACRRLGVPEALPPRPPSPRPGGGTAGLSARLGLAGEEGEEEGSAGSGVTAIDNKIEQAMVRFELSPAVHAGEEEEEEGRAAPPPPLGTPTLHSSLGGAAGGGVPGALRRPPGGRCPPGLLLRCPVRRGGGGGRSHERAPGPAAVPGPGQSGRAPPAGAAQGGPGPPRAPPPRFPAPRWGRWRGGPGGGAGIPGCPPPHPPRTPGPSPAPPAPPSSCTASCSSGGGPEGATHPSPQ, translated from the exons ATGGCGGCGGGCGAGGCGGGAACCATGACGGCAGAACTGTTGCTGCCGCCACCGCCGTTACCGCTATCGCCGCCTCCCGGAGGAACCGGTACGGAACGGGCTCTAGAAGAAGCAGCGGCCTCCGGTACCCTCAGCCTAGCCGGCCGCCGCCTGCGCGCCTTCCCGGTGGCTGCGGCGCGGCGGTGGGACCTCAGCGACACCACGCAGGCCG ACCTCTCCCGCAACCGTTTTGGGGAGGTGCCAGAGGCCGCCTGCCACCTCGTCTCCCTGGAGGGGCTCAGCCTCTACCACAACTGCCTGCGCAGCGTCTCCCCCGCCATCGCCAACCTCCAGGCCCTCGCCCACCTTGACCTCAG ccgcaATCAGCTGACCTCGCTGCCCGCCTGCCTCTGTCTCCTGCCCCTCCGCGTCCTCAACGCCAGCAACAACCGTCTGGCGCAGCTCCCTGAAAACATCGGGGCGCTCGGTGCCCTCCGGCAGCTG GATGTCAGCTGTAACGAGCTGCGGGCACTGCCGGCCAGCGTGGGGCAGCTGAAGTCGCTGCGGGATCTCAACCTCCGCCGTAACCAGCTCACTGTGCTGCCCACAG agCTGTCGGAGCTGCCCCTCGTCCGTCTCGACTTCTCCTGCAACCGGGTGGTCACCATTCCCCGCTGCTACCGGCGTCTCCGGCACCTCCAAATCATCCTGGCCGACAACAATCCCCTCCAGTCACCCCCTGCCCAG GTCTGCCTGAAGGGCAAAGTCCACATCTTCAAGTACCTCCACCTCGAAGCCGAGGCTGCCACCGCCACGCGCCCTCCCCCAACATG cctcacgGATGAGCTCTGCCCCCTCCGGCAGCGCGGGGGGTTGGACTCTGGCTTCAACAGCGTTGACAGCGGCAGCAAGCGGTGGTCTGGCAATGAG TCCACGGATGAGTTTTCAGAGCTGCCCCGGCAGCCCAGGGAGAAGCGCAGCGGTGCAG cggccgGTGACAGTGACCCTGAGCAGGTCGACTTCATCGAGGGCAGCCtcactggggaggaggaggaggaggaaacccTGCTGGAG GAACAGCAGGGCTCGTCCCCACGAGGCGACACCCCAGAGAAGGCGTCCTGTGGCAG ggtGGTCCCTGTGCCCTGGCGGGgggaggggccgggggaggggcggcggcgcccCGAGAGCCTGCAGGTctggcaggagagggagaggaggcagcaggcGAGGAGGAtccaggggctggagcagagggacag CTTCCTGCGAGCGGCTGCCAAAGccacccccgccccggctgcTCACACCAA cagccagtCGGAGCCCGGCACCTTCCTGCAGCGACAGCCAAGGACGACACCA GGCCCAGATGAAGCTCCCGGCCCCCCCTTGGCCCCCCCTGGCTCCTCACCCCGcaccacccccaaacccaccagctTCCTCTTccgctcttcctcctcttcctccttccgtGGTGCTGCCACCAAACCTG CCCCCCCATCCCACGATGCCCCCCCGGACCCTGACGAGAGGGAGCTGATCGCCGAGATGCGGCAG AGCATTGAGTCGCTGCTGCAGCTGCGGCTGCCGGAGGAGCTGGGGGAGGCCCTGAGTGATGGGGAGCTGCTCTGCCGGCTGGCCAACCGCCTGCGCCCCCGCCTTGTTCCCTTCATCCACGTCCCCTCACCTGCTGCC CCCAAGCTGAGCACCGCCAACAGCCGCAGGAATGTGGAGAGCTTCCTCGAGGCTTGCCGGCGCCTGGGGGTCCCCGAG GCGCTGCCCCCGCGACCCCCTTCGccccgccccgggggcggcaCCGCCGGGCTGAGCGCTCGCCTGGGATTGGCTGGAgaggagggcgaggaggaggg cagcgCGGGCAGCGGGGTGACGGCCATCGACAACAAGATCGAACAGGCCATG gtgCGCTTCGAGCTGAGCCCCGCGGTGcatgctggggaggaggaggaggaggaagggagggccgcgccccccccgccgctgggAACCCCCACCCTGCACAGCAGCctggggggagcggcgggggggggcgtcCCGGGAGCCCTTCGACGCCCCCCGGGCGGCCGCTGCCCTCCTGGGCTGCTCCTTCGCTGCCCGGTGCGCCgtggggggggcggcggccggag CCATGAACGTGCCCCCGGCCCAGCGGCTGTACCGGGGCCTGGTCAGTCTGGCCGTGCCCCCCCCGCCGGAGCCGCGCAGGGGGGTcccggccccccccgcgccccccccccaag gttCCCGGCCCCGAGGTGGGGGCGCtggcggggggggccgggcgggggcgcggggatccctggctgcccccccccgcaccccccgagaacccccggcccctcccccgcccccccagcacCACCTTCCTCATGTACCGCAAGCTGCAGCAGTGGGGGGGGGCCTGAGGGGGCAACTCATCCCTCCCCCCAATAA
- the LRCH4 gene encoding leucine-rich repeat and calponin homology domain-containing protein 4 isoform X4, which produces MAAGEAGTMTAELLLPPPPLPLSPPPGGTGTERALEEAAASGTLSLAGRRLRAFPVAAARRWDLSDTTQADLSRNRFGEVPEAACHLVSLEGLSLYHNCLRSVSPAIANLQALAHLDLSRNQLTSLPACLCLLPLRVLNASNNRLAQLPENIGALGALRQLDVSCNELRALPASVGQLKSLRDLNLRRNQLTVLPTELSELPLVRLDFSCNRVVTIPRCYRRLRHLQIILADNNPLQSPPAQVCLKGKVHIFKYLHLEAEAATATRPPPTCLTDELCPLRQRGGLDSGFNSVDSGSKRWSGNESTDEFSELPRQPREKRSGAAAGDSDPEQVDFIEGSLTGEEEEEETLLEEQQGSSPRGDTPEKASCGRVVPVPWRGEGPGEGRRRPESLQVWQERERRQQARRIQGLEQRDSFLRAAAKATPAPAAHTNSQSEPGTFLQRQPRTTPGPDEAPGPPLAPPGSSPRTTPKPTSFLFRSSSSSSFRGAATKPAPPSHDAPPDPDERELIAEMRQSIESLLQLRLPEELGEALSDGELLCRLANRLRPRLVPFIHVPSPAAPKLSTANSRRNVESFLEACRRLGVPEAAICQPQHVLEEESLGLGRLARTLRGLLGVAPPPDPPPDPPRSPPPPL; this is translated from the exons ATGGCGGCGGGCGAGGCGGGAACCATGACGGCAGAACTGTTGCTGCCGCCACCGCCGTTACCGCTATCGCCGCCTCCCGGAGGAACCGGTACGGAACGGGCTCTAGAAGAAGCAGCGGCCTCCGGTACCCTCAGCCTAGCCGGCCGCCGCCTGCGCGCCTTCCCGGTGGCTGCGGCGCGGCGGTGGGACCTCAGCGACACCACGCAGGCCG ACCTCTCCCGCAACCGTTTTGGGGAGGTGCCAGAGGCCGCCTGCCACCTCGTCTCCCTGGAGGGGCTCAGCCTCTACCACAACTGCCTGCGCAGCGTCTCCCCCGCCATCGCCAACCTCCAGGCCCTCGCCCACCTTGACCTCAG ccgcaATCAGCTGACCTCGCTGCCCGCCTGCCTCTGTCTCCTGCCCCTCCGCGTCCTCAACGCCAGCAACAACCGTCTGGCGCAGCTCCCTGAAAACATCGGGGCGCTCGGTGCCCTCCGGCAGCTG GATGTCAGCTGTAACGAGCTGCGGGCACTGCCGGCCAGCGTGGGGCAGCTGAAGTCGCTGCGGGATCTCAACCTCCGCCGTAACCAGCTCACTGTGCTGCCCACAG agCTGTCGGAGCTGCCCCTCGTCCGTCTCGACTTCTCCTGCAACCGGGTGGTCACCATTCCCCGCTGCTACCGGCGTCTCCGGCACCTCCAAATCATCCTGGCCGACAACAATCCCCTCCAGTCACCCCCTGCCCAG GTCTGCCTGAAGGGCAAAGTCCACATCTTCAAGTACCTCCACCTCGAAGCCGAGGCTGCCACCGCCACGCGCCCTCCCCCAACATG cctcacgGATGAGCTCTGCCCCCTCCGGCAGCGCGGGGGGTTGGACTCTGGCTTCAACAGCGTTGACAGCGGCAGCAAGCGGTGGTCTGGCAATGAG TCCACGGATGAGTTTTCAGAGCTGCCCCGGCAGCCCAGGGAGAAGCGCAGCGGTGCAG cggccgGTGACAGTGACCCTGAGCAGGTCGACTTCATCGAGGGCAGCCtcactggggaggaggaggaggaggaaacccTGCTGGAG GAACAGCAGGGCTCGTCCCCACGAGGCGACACCCCAGAGAAGGCGTCCTGTGGCAG ggtGGTCCCTGTGCCCTGGCGGGgggaggggccgggggaggggcggcggcgcccCGAGAGCCTGCAGGTctggcaggagagggagaggaggcagcaggcGAGGAGGAtccaggggctggagcagagggacag CTTCCTGCGAGCGGCTGCCAAAGccacccccgccccggctgcTCACACCAA cagccagtCGGAGCCCGGCACCTTCCTGCAGCGACAGCCAAGGACGACACCA GGCCCAGATGAAGCTCCCGGCCCCCCCTTGGCCCCCCCTGGCTCCTCACCCCGcaccacccccaaacccaccagctTCCTCTTccgctcttcctcctcttcctccttccgtGGTGCTGCCACCAAACCTG CCCCCCCATCCCACGATGCCCCCCCGGACCCTGACGAGAGGGAGCTGATCGCCGAGATGCGGCAG AGCATTGAGTCGCTGCTGCAGCTGCGGCTGCCGGAGGAGCTGGGGGAGGCCCTGAGTGATGGGGAGCTGCTCTGCCGGCTGGCCAACCGCCTGCGCCCCCGCCTTGTTCCCTTCATCCACGTCCCCTCACCTGCTGCC CCCAAGCTGAGCACCGCCAACAGCCGCAGGAATGTGGAGAGCTTCCTCGAGGCTTGCCGGCGCCTGGGGGTCCCCGAG gccgCCATTTGCCAGCCCCAGCatgtgctggaggaggagagcctGGGCCTGGGCCGGCTGGCCCGCACCctgcgggggctgctgggggtcGCCCCCCCGCCGGACCCCCCCCCGGatcccccccgttccccccctccccctctttgA
- the LRCH4 gene encoding leucine-rich repeat and calponin homology domain-containing protein 4 isoform X2 — MAAGEAGTMTAELLLPPPPLPLSPPPGGTGTERALEEAAASGTLSLAGRRLRAFPVAAARRWDLSDTTQADLSRNRFGEVPEAACHLVSLEGLSLYHNCLRSVSPAIANLQALAHLDLSRNQLTSLPACLCLLPLRVLNASNNRLAQLPENIGALGALRQLDVSCNELRALPASVGQLKSLRDLNLRRNQLTVLPTELSELPLVRLDFSCNRVVTIPRCYRRLRHLQIILADNNPLQSPPAQVCLKGKVHIFKYLHLEAEAATATRPPPTCLTDELCPLRQRGGLDSGFNSVDSGSKRWSGNESTDEFSELPRQPREKRSGAAAGDSDPEQVDFIEGSLTGEEEEEETLLEEQQGSSPRGDTPEKASCGRVVPVPWRGEGPGEGRRRPESLQVWQERERRQQARRIQGLEQRDSFLRAAAKATPAPAAHTNSQSEPGTFLQRQPRTTPGPDEAPGPPLAPPGSSPRTTPKPTSFLFRSSSSSSFRGAATKPAPPSHDAPPDPDERELIAEMRQSIESLLQLRLPEELGEALSDGELLCRLANRLRPRLVPFIHVPSPAAPKLSTANSRRNVESFLEACRRLGVPEALPPRPPSPRPGGGTAGLSARLGLAGEEGEEEGSAGSGVTAIDNKIEQAMDLVKSHLLLAVREEVELLREQIKELSERRAALERENGLLRALATPQQLARLRPPRPHGPPA; from the exons ATGGCGGCGGGCGAGGCGGGAACCATGACGGCAGAACTGTTGCTGCCGCCACCGCCGTTACCGCTATCGCCGCCTCCCGGAGGAACCGGTACGGAACGGGCTCTAGAAGAAGCAGCGGCCTCCGGTACCCTCAGCCTAGCCGGCCGCCGCCTGCGCGCCTTCCCGGTGGCTGCGGCGCGGCGGTGGGACCTCAGCGACACCACGCAGGCCG ACCTCTCCCGCAACCGTTTTGGGGAGGTGCCAGAGGCCGCCTGCCACCTCGTCTCCCTGGAGGGGCTCAGCCTCTACCACAACTGCCTGCGCAGCGTCTCCCCCGCCATCGCCAACCTCCAGGCCCTCGCCCACCTTGACCTCAG ccgcaATCAGCTGACCTCGCTGCCCGCCTGCCTCTGTCTCCTGCCCCTCCGCGTCCTCAACGCCAGCAACAACCGTCTGGCGCAGCTCCCTGAAAACATCGGGGCGCTCGGTGCCCTCCGGCAGCTG GATGTCAGCTGTAACGAGCTGCGGGCACTGCCGGCCAGCGTGGGGCAGCTGAAGTCGCTGCGGGATCTCAACCTCCGCCGTAACCAGCTCACTGTGCTGCCCACAG agCTGTCGGAGCTGCCCCTCGTCCGTCTCGACTTCTCCTGCAACCGGGTGGTCACCATTCCCCGCTGCTACCGGCGTCTCCGGCACCTCCAAATCATCCTGGCCGACAACAATCCCCTCCAGTCACCCCCTGCCCAG GTCTGCCTGAAGGGCAAAGTCCACATCTTCAAGTACCTCCACCTCGAAGCCGAGGCTGCCACCGCCACGCGCCCTCCCCCAACATG cctcacgGATGAGCTCTGCCCCCTCCGGCAGCGCGGGGGGTTGGACTCTGGCTTCAACAGCGTTGACAGCGGCAGCAAGCGGTGGTCTGGCAATGAG TCCACGGATGAGTTTTCAGAGCTGCCCCGGCAGCCCAGGGAGAAGCGCAGCGGTGCAG cggccgGTGACAGTGACCCTGAGCAGGTCGACTTCATCGAGGGCAGCCtcactggggaggaggaggaggaggaaacccTGCTGGAG GAACAGCAGGGCTCGTCCCCACGAGGCGACACCCCAGAGAAGGCGTCCTGTGGCAG ggtGGTCCCTGTGCCCTGGCGGGgggaggggccgggggaggggcggcggcgcccCGAGAGCCTGCAGGTctggcaggagagggagaggaggcagcaggcGAGGAGGAtccaggggctggagcagagggacag CTTCCTGCGAGCGGCTGCCAAAGccacccccgccccggctgcTCACACCAA cagccagtCGGAGCCCGGCACCTTCCTGCAGCGACAGCCAAGGACGACACCA GGCCCAGATGAAGCTCCCGGCCCCCCCTTGGCCCCCCCTGGCTCCTCACCCCGcaccacccccaaacccaccagctTCCTCTTccgctcttcctcctcttcctccttccgtGGTGCTGCCACCAAACCTG CCCCCCCATCCCACGATGCCCCCCCGGACCCTGACGAGAGGGAGCTGATCGCCGAGATGCGGCAG AGCATTGAGTCGCTGCTGCAGCTGCGGCTGCCGGAGGAGCTGGGGGAGGCCCTGAGTGATGGGGAGCTGCTCTGCCGGCTGGCCAACCGCCTGCGCCCCCGCCTTGTTCCCTTCATCCACGTCCCCTCACCTGCTGCC CCCAAGCTGAGCACCGCCAACAGCCGCAGGAATGTGGAGAGCTTCCTCGAGGCTTGCCGGCGCCTGGGGGTCCCCGAG GCGCTGCCCCCGCGACCCCCTTCGccccgccccgggggcggcaCCGCCGGGCTGAGCGCTCGCCTGGGATTGGCTGGAgaggagggcgaggaggaggg cagcgCGGGCAGCGGGGTGACGGCCATCGACAACAAGATCGAACAGGCCATG GACCTGGTGAAGAGTCACCTGCTGCTGGCGGTGCGGGAGGAGGTGGAGCTGCTGCGGGAGCAGATCAAGGAGCTGAGCGAGCGGCGGGCGGCCCTGGAGCGGGAGAATGGGCTCCTGCGGGCGCTGGCCACCCCCCAGCAACTCGCCCGCCTGAGACCCCCCCGCCCGCACGGCCCCCCTGCCTGA